Proteins encoded by one window of Arabidopsis thaliana chromosome 2, partial sequence:
- a CDS encoding uncharacterized protein (unknown protein; Has 5 Blast hits to 5 proteins in 1 species: Archae - 0; Bacteria - 0; Metazoa - 0; Fungi - 0; Plants - 5; Viruses - 0; Other Eukaryotes - 0 (source: NCBI BLink).) yields MNTEEVVAEMEEAVVITRDIAEVVVEKDTVVVAVREVAKEEVTLEATEETEWGLVIKDSLVLCHR; encoded by the coding sequence ATGAATAcggaggaggtggtggcggaaatggaggaggcggtggtgaTTACGAGAGACATAGCAGAGGTTGTGGTGGAAAAGGATACGGTAGTGGTGGCCGTGAGGGAGGTGGCTAAGGAGGAGGTGACGTTGGAAGCTACGGAGGAAACGGAGTGGGGGTTAGTAATCAAAGATAGTCTTGTTTTGTGTCACCGTTAG
- a CDS encoding uncharacterized protein (unknown protein; BEST Arabidopsis thaliana protein match is: unknown protein (TAIR:AT5G48500.1); Has 7 Blast hits to 7 proteins in 1 species: Archae - 0; Bacteria - 0; Metazoa - 0; Fungi - 0; Plants - 7; Viruses - 0; Other Eukaryotes - 0 (source: NCBI BLink).) — protein MEVSDGSSQVLNSMKHVASLRADEDPDETSLLLSSTLLDLVVFRLVLVLYCVRVLMLDQYQETIALSQEVMMEDGRREFNVPMNCPIPVVKRRMKAPKHVDEDLFKIFPQATTYLRQIQKGGGSGCFEFIRGEVCTKDLSQNNTFYFIF, from the exons ATGGAAGTGAGCGATGGGTCGTCTCAAGTTTTAAATTCGATGAAGCATGTTGCGTCTCTGCGCGCCGATGAAGATCCCGACGAGACCTCCCTTCTACTTTCCTCTACGCTCCTCGATTTGGTTGTGTTTAGGCTCGTGTTGGTTTTGTATTGTGTTCGAGTGTTGATGTTGGATCAATATCAAGAG ACAATAGCATTGTCTCAAGAGGTAATGATGGAAGACGGAAGACGTGAGTTTAACGTACCGATGAACTGTCCAATACCCGTGGTGAAGCGAAGAATGAAGGCACCAAAGCATGTGGATGAAGACTTGTTCAAAATCTTCCCACAGGCCACAACTTATCTCCGTCAAATCCAAAAGG GAGGTGGGTCTGGGTGCTTTGAATTCATAAGAGGAGAAGTTTGCACGAAAGACTTGAGTCAGAAcaacactttttattttattttttaa